A window of the Lactuca sativa cultivar Salinas chromosome 7, Lsat_Salinas_v11, whole genome shotgun sequence genome harbors these coding sequences:
- the LOC111893343 gene encoding SPX domain-containing protein 1, with protein MKFGKSLSNQIEQTLPEWRDKFLSYKDLKKQLKLINPQGKSGDVCNREAKRQRVSGGVAGDWTVGDGGIGGMSKEEIDFVDLLEKEIEKFNSFFVEKEEEYIIKLKELQDHVAKAKDSSEEMIKIRKEMVDFHGEMVLLENYSALNYTGVAKILKKYDKRTGAVLRLPYIQKVLQQPFFTTDLLYKLVKECEALLDLLFPLTEPSASSEEEADSSGAGDTDVASTSGSAGQLSAREYAELEYMKSLYTKSTISALRVLKEIRSRSSTVSVFSLPPMQVSVLEETWNKFPVHEQLAK; from the exons ATGAAATTCGGCAAGAGTCTGAGCAATCAGATCGAACAAACATTGCCTGAATGGAGAGATAAGTTCTTGTCTTACAAGGACCTCAAGAAACAATTGAAGCTAATCAACCCACAAGGGAAATCCGGCGATGTTTGTAACAGGGAAGCTAAAAGACAGCGGGTTTCCGGCGGTGTTGCCGGAGATTGGACGGTGGGTGATGGCGGAATTGGAGGAATGTCGAAGGAGGAGATTGATTTTGTTGATTTGTTGGAGAAGGAGATTGAGAAATTTAACTCGTTCTTCGTTGAGAAAGAGGAAGAGTACATCATCAAATTAAAG gaacttcaagatcatgtggcAAAAGCAAAGGATTCAAGTGAAGAGATGATAAAAATCCGAAAAGAAATGGTTGATTTCCATGGAGAAATGGTTTTATTGGAGAATTATAGCGCGCTAAACTACACAg GAGTAGCTAAGATTTTGAAGAAATACGATAAAAGAACCGGAGCCGTTCTTCGTTTACCCTACATTCAAAAAGTCCTGCAACAACCATTCTTCACCACAGACTTGCTTTACAAGCTCGTGAAAGAATGTGAGGCACTACTAGACCTGCTCTTCCCTCTAACTGAACCGTCAGCTTCATCAGAAGAGGAAGCTGATAGTAGTGGTGCTGGCGACACTGATGTCGCCAGCACCTCGGGAAGCGCAGGACAGTTGAGCGCTAGAGAATATGCTGAGCTTGAGTACATGAAGAGTTTATATACAAAAAGCACGATTTCTGCTTTACGGGTTTTGAAAGAAATAAGAAGTAGGAGCTCGACTGTCAGTGTATTTTCATTGCCACCGATGCAAGTGAGCGTGTTGGAGGAGACTTGGAACAAGTTTCCGGTGCATGAACAGTTAGCAAAGTAG